One region of Eretmochelys imbricata isolate rEreImb1 chromosome 2, rEreImb1.hap1, whole genome shotgun sequence genomic DNA includes:
- the LOC144260409 gene encoding opsin-5-like isoform X2 — MGSYLVNATFQSKITEEADIIVGLIYTVFGICSLCGNSVLLYVSYKKKNLLKPAEYFMINLAISDLGMTLTLYPLAVTSSLSHRWLYGKQVCLFYAFCGILFGICSLSTLTLLSTVCCLKICFPAYGNRFRREHGRILIACGWAYAAIFACSPLAHWGEYGPEPYGTACCIDWHSSSVNTVAMSYTVALFVFCFIIPCGVIVTSYTLILITVKESRKAVEQHVSGPTRMSNVQAITVKMSIAVCIGFFAAWSPYAIIAMWTAFGSMEGIPPLAFAVPAVFAKSSTLYNPVTYLLLKPNFRSTLAKDFGVLQQLCIRTCFCLKALQSCSYRSVLEVCLNSFKGRNESSCNSVQTVEGCSYFPCEKCNDTFECFKNYPKCCQERLSTMECTPQESVSLESSLQAKQKQGAKKSVKVVVQGEESTQNDNFEITLETIPAHSRFANL, encoded by the exons aTGGGTTCCTATCTTGTTAATGCAACATTCCAGTCCAAAATAACAGAAGAGGCAGATATTATTGTTGGACTGATTTATACAGTGTTTG GAATATGCTCCTTGTGTGGAAACAGTGTTCTTTTGTATGTTTCCTACAAGAAAAAGAATTTGCTAAAACCAGCAGAATACTTCATGATCAACCTTGCCATCAGTGACCTTGGTATGACTCTGACCTTGTACCCTCTAGCTGTTACATCCAGCCTTTCTCACAG atgGTTGTATGGTAAACAAGTTTGCTTGTTCTATGCATTCTGCGGTATACTTTTTGGGATCTGCAGTCTGTCAACACTAACATTACTGAGTACTGTGTGCTGCCTCAAAATTTGTTTCCCAGCTTATG GGAACAGATTTAGGCGAGAACATGGACGAATCTTGATAGCCTGCGGATGGGCCTATGCAGCAATTTTTGCCTGTTCGCCCCTAGCTCACTGGGGAGAGTATGGACCAGAGCCCTATGGTACAGCTTGCTGCATTGACTGGCATTCATCAAGTGTAAACACGGTGGCAATGTCTTACACTGTAGCTCTCTTTGTCTTCTGCTTTATCATCCCCTGTGGGGTAATTGTTACTTCCTATACCCTCATTCTGATAACTGTCAAGGAATCCAGAAAAGCAGTGGAACAGCATGTCTCAGGTCCCACCAGAATGAGCAACGTGCAGGCTATTACAGTCAAG ATGAGCATTGCTGTATGCATTGGATTTTTTGCTGCCTGGAGCCCATATGCCATCATAGCCATGTGGACAGCCTTTGGATCCATGGAAGGGATTCCTCCCCTAGCCtttgctgtgccagctgtctttGCAAAGTCCTCAACACTCTACAACCCAGTTACCTATCTTCTTCTGAAGCCCAATTTCCGAAGCACCCTTGCCAAAGATTTTGGAGTTCTCCAGCAATTATGCATCAGGACCTGTTTTTGCCTCAAGGCCCTACAGAGCTGCAGTTATAGGTCAGTTCTGGAAGTCTGCCTGAATTCATTTAAAGGGAGAAATGAGTCCAGCTGTAACTCGGTGCAGACTGTGGAAGGATGTTCTTACTTCCCTTGTGAAAAGTGCAATGATACTTTTGAATGCTTTAAGAACTATCCAAAATGCTGCCAGGAGAGGTTAAGCACTATGGAATGCACTCCTCAAGAAAGTGTGTCTTTGGAGAGTAGTCTCCAAGCAAAACAGAAGCAGGGTGCCAAGAAATCTGTAAAGGTGGTTGTTCAAGGAGAAGAAAGCACTCAAAATGATAACTTTGAAATCACCTTGGAAACAATACCTGCACACAGCAGATTTGCAAATCTTTAG
- the LOC144260409 gene encoding opsin-5-like isoform X1 yields the protein MINLAISDLGMTLTLYPLAVTSSLSHRWLYGKQVCLFYAFCGILFGICSLSTLTLLSTVCCLKICFPAYGNRFRREHGRILIACGWAYAAIFACSPLAHWGEYGPEPYGTACCIDWHSSSVNTVAMSYTVALFVFCFIIPCGVIVTSYTLILITVKESRKAVEQHVSGPTRMSNVQAITVKMSIAVCIGFFAAWSPYAIIAMWTAFGSMEGIPPLAFAVPAVFAKSSTLYNPVTYLLLKPNFRSTLAKDFGVLQQLCIRTCFCLKALQSCSYRSVLEVCLNSFKGRNESSCNSVQTVEGCSYFPCEKCNDTFECFKNYPKCCQERLSTMECTPQESVSLESSLQAKQKQGAKKSVKVVVQGEESTQNDNFEITLETIPAHSRFANL from the exons ATGATCAACCTTGCCATCAGTGACCTTGGTATGACTCTGACCTTGTACCCTCTAGCTGTTACATCCAGCCTTTCTCACAG atgGTTGTATGGTAAACAAGTTTGCTTGTTCTATGCATTCTGCGGTATACTTTTTGGGATCTGCAGTCTGTCAACACTAACATTACTGAGTACTGTGTGCTGCCTCAAAATTTGTTTCCCAGCTTATG GGAACAGATTTAGGCGAGAACATGGACGAATCTTGATAGCCTGCGGATGGGCCTATGCAGCAATTTTTGCCTGTTCGCCCCTAGCTCACTGGGGAGAGTATGGACCAGAGCCCTATGGTACAGCTTGCTGCATTGACTGGCATTCATCAAGTGTAAACACGGTGGCAATGTCTTACACTGTAGCTCTCTTTGTCTTCTGCTTTATCATCCCCTGTGGGGTAATTGTTACTTCCTATACCCTCATTCTGATAACTGTCAAGGAATCCAGAAAAGCAGTGGAACAGCATGTCTCAGGTCCCACCAGAATGAGCAACGTGCAGGCTATTACAGTCAAG ATGAGCATTGCTGTATGCATTGGATTTTTTGCTGCCTGGAGCCCATATGCCATCATAGCCATGTGGACAGCCTTTGGATCCATGGAAGGGATTCCTCCCCTAGCCtttgctgtgccagctgtctttGCAAAGTCCTCAACACTCTACAACCCAGTTACCTATCTTCTTCTGAAGCCCAATTTCCGAAGCACCCTTGCCAAAGATTTTGGAGTTCTCCAGCAATTATGCATCAGGACCTGTTTTTGCCTCAAGGCCCTACAGAGCTGCAGTTATAGGTCAGTTCTGGAAGTCTGCCTGAATTCATTTAAAGGGAGAAATGAGTCCAGCTGTAACTCGGTGCAGACTGTGGAAGGATGTTCTTACTTCCCTTGTGAAAAGTGCAATGATACTTTTGAATGCTTTAAGAACTATCCAAAATGCTGCCAGGAGAGGTTAAGCACTATGGAATGCACTCCTCAAGAAAGTGTGTCTTTGGAGAGTAGTCTCCAAGCAAAACAGAAGCAGGGTGCCAAGAAATCTGTAAAGGTGGTTGTTCAAGGAGAAGAAAGCACTCAAAATGATAACTTTGAAATCACCTTGGAAACAATACCTGCACACAGCAGATTTGCAAATCTTTAG